The Listeria welshimeri serovar 6b str. SLCC5334 genome has a window encoding:
- the timA gene encoding macrodiolide ABC transporter ATP-binding protein TimA — translation MEAIKVESLTKNYHKKRAIENVNLSVNEGELYGFIGPNGAGKSTTIKVLLNFIFATSGRATVFGKDVVKDSAEIKKMVGYVPSEVRYYPQMTANDIIHYAASFHHIENATQKMNRYFEMFSIDPKKRFGEMSLGNKKKVAVVAGLITEPHLLILDEPTNGLDPLMQHHLFKEMTEKNKAGMTIFLSSHNLREVQEYCTRAAFIRSGNIIAVEDIANQQMTGKVIVLKGSHLPLEKLTNAGARIIEKENGKARLIFDEDIKTILPLLQEKEITDLTITNQELEDKFMTLYEGGEIK, via the coding sequence AGCGAGCAATTGAAAATGTGAATTTGTCTGTAAATGAAGGGGAATTATATGGTTTTATTGGGCCAAATGGAGCGGGGAAATCAACAACGATCAAAGTCTTGCTGAATTTTATTTTTGCAACTAGTGGAAGGGCAACCGTATTTGGAAAAGATGTTGTCAAAGATTCAGCTGAAATTAAAAAAATGGTCGGATATGTACCAAGTGAAGTGCGCTATTATCCACAAATGACAGCTAATGATATTATCCATTATGCTGCGAGTTTCCATCATATTGAAAATGCGACTCAAAAAATGAATAGATATTTTGAAATGTTTTCGATTGATCCTAAAAAACGCTTTGGCGAAATGTCACTTGGAAATAAGAAAAAAGTGGCTGTGGTAGCTGGGCTAATAACCGAACCACATCTACTCATTTTGGATGAACCGACCAATGGATTAGATCCTTTAATGCAACATCATCTATTTAAAGAAATGACAGAGAAAAACAAAGCAGGGATGACCATTTTCCTCTCTAGTCATAATTTACGGGAAGTTCAGGAATATTGCACAAGAGCTGCATTTATTCGTAGTGGAAATATTATTGCTGTGGAAGATATCGCTAATCAACAAATGACAGGTAAAGTAATTGTACTAAAAGGAAGCCATCTGCCTCTAGAAAAATTGACGAACGCAGGTGCAAGAATTATTGAAAAGGAAAACGGGAAAGCACGCCTTATTTTTGATGAAGACATTAAAACGATTTTGCCTTTGTTACAAGAAAAAGAAATTACTGATTTAACGATTACGAATCAAGAATTAGAAGATAAATTTATGACGCTATATGAAGGGGGAGAAATCAAGTGA
- the timB gene encoding macrodiolide ABC transporter permease TimB codes for MNILHIEWKTRIKSLVVWSAVVIVILGVFMAFFPSMQSSGMQDLVNTKMNALPQDMMKILHMDSMADLTNIDAYFAYVFQYIFIAACVYAALIGAQALIKEETDGTIEFLYAQPITRTSLVFWKMIGNLLSFVAFWAITFIASVILVLFLKPSGVSSGNLVMELGRVFSSELIVAVVFMSVGFMISAVLRSAKQASPVALALVFLTYILGIMAGLNDKVDFFKYFSPINYAIPSEIMDKGISGTNVMISCSVIIVMVAATFILYNKKDLKV; via the coding sequence GTGAATATCTTACACATTGAGTGGAAAACGCGGATAAAAAGTTTAGTCGTTTGGTCTGCTGTAGTGATAGTGATTTTAGGTGTTTTCATGGCTTTCTTCCCTAGTATGCAGAGTAGTGGGATGCAAGACTTGGTCAATACGAAAATGAATGCTCTTCCGCAAGATATGATGAAAATTTTGCATATGGATTCAATGGCGGATTTAACAAATATTGATGCTTATTTTGCTTATGTTTTTCAATATATATTTATTGCGGCATGTGTTTATGCGGCGTTAATAGGTGCGCAAGCCTTAATAAAAGAAGAAACAGATGGTACAATTGAGTTTTTATATGCCCAGCCGATTACTAGAACTAGTCTTGTTTTTTGGAAAATGATTGGAAATTTGTTATCGTTTGTAGCTTTTTGGGCAATTACATTTATTGCATCTGTAATCCTTGTTCTTTTCTTGAAGCCAAGTGGGGTAAGTAGTGGCAATTTAGTGATGGAGCTTGGACGGGTGTTTTCTAGCGAGTTAATCGTGGCTGTCGTATTTATGAGCGTTGGTTTTATGATTTCTGCAGTGCTTCGATCAGCAAAGCAAGCCTCTCCAGTCGCACTTGCGCTCGTTTTTTTAACATATATTTTAGGGATTATGGCTGGTTTGAATGATAAGGTGGATTTTTTCAAATACTTTTCCCCAATCAATTACGCGATTCCTTCAGAAATTATGGATAAAGGAATCTCTGGAACAAATGTGATGATTTCTTGTAGCGTGATTATCGTTATGGTAGCGGCCACTTTTATTCTTTATAACAAAAAGGATTTGAAAGTGTAA